One window from the genome of Campylobacter concisus encodes:
- the tssJ gene encoding type VI secretion system lipoprotein TssJ — MKKIFKFLSFLVFMLFLTGCAKDLIISNMPNSNLNYHGDNVPITIIAYKLRDVAKFKEASIIDLAERNGEILGYDKIDSIKTQIQPNTNRYAFTNVYPDEVPYVGILVLYADQSKTNIKAYKATKEIKEKNIVFEITKNGVNVLDASSSKIQASK, encoded by the coding sequence ATGAAAAAAATATTTAAATTTCTATCTTTTTTAGTATTTATGCTATTTCTTACAGGATGTGCAAAAGATCTTATTATAAGCAATATGCCAAATTCAAATTTAAACTATCATGGCGATAATGTTCCTATAACTATCATAGCTTATAAATTAAGAGATGTGGCTAAATTTAAAGAAGCTAGCATTATCGATCTAGCCGAAAGAAATGGTGAAATACTAGGCTATGACAAGATTGACTCTATAAAAACACAAATTCAGCCAAATACAAATAGATATGCTTTTACAAATGTATATCCTGACGAAGTTCCGTATGTTGGCATTTTGGTACTTTATGCTGATCAGAGCAAGACAAATATCAAGGCTTATAAGGCTACAAAAGAGATAAAAGAAAAAAATATAGTTTTTGAAATAACAAAAAATGGCGTAAATGTTTTAGACGCTAGTAGCTCTAAAATACAAGCAAGCAAATAA